A single genomic interval of Babylonia areolata isolate BAREFJ2019XMU chromosome 26, ASM4173473v1, whole genome shotgun sequence harbors:
- the LOC143300572 gene encoding T-cell activation inhibitor, mitochondrial-like isoform X1, whose translation MLATLFRKSCRLRQRVACAGIMRYLTTQEVSAALRPFYFSVHPDLFGQFPNERAVNEDSLKQLSEYVMSLQVSGKARPIQLTFFVRQQDSVTESFSVWPGMMKEVRVELREQSLRAMVVTLLQSCGLSLDYVRSIPVSPAETRPFRPIHWHPSYYQATGRADPNRRVHRPRPQLMLRTWLQLNMAQSRQKREGVRGVEEDIGRLCELLHKALGLKEIRWDSVWGVAHFRGCLKSFLRLYAQHPKLVSSALKGRSLLFSSATGVTRLGEIVLSSEDVPTSWMRLLASVGSYDSVLERLPYMEKKLSELLNNICIVRQKKTYSHVMAEDYELLLNKLLNSLRRCQDHVSRTFGHTDLSELQMVVDGENAPMTLTTTGMFLIPASLPGTLVVDFIQANRQKALAVSAQMDSCLKEEAESIERCVATLELLELSKDETVTPQQMALCCDRLTREYWRFCVSLNQSRLHVSHYYTVKQDGQICIPWDWVGEEEP comes from the exons ATGTTGGCAACTTTGTTCAG GAAATCATGCAGACTGCGGCAGCGTGTGGCGTGTGCTGGCATCATGCGTTACCTGACAACGCAGGAGGTGTCTGCAGCCCTACGTCCCTTCTACTTCAGTGTGCACCCCGACCTCTTCGGACAGTTTCCCAATGAAAGG GCGGTGAATGAGGACTCCCTGAAACAGCTGAGCGAGTATGTGATGTCGCTGCAGGTCAGCGGGAAGGCCAGACCCATTCAGCTGACTTTCTTTGTCCGACAGCAAGACAGTGTGACAGAGTCATTCAGTG tGTGGCCAGGCATGATGAAGGAGGTGAGGGTGGAGCTGCGGGAGCAGAGTCTGCGGGCCATGGTGGTGACGCTGCTGCAGTCGTGCGGCCTGTCCTTGGACTACGTGCGCAGCATCCCCGTCAGCCCCGCCGAGACCCGCCCCTTCCGCCCCATCCACTGGCACCCCTCCTACTACCAGGCCACGGGGAGGGCGGACCCCAATCGCCGCGTCCACAGGCCTCGCCCCCAGCTCATGTTGAG AACGTGGCTGCAGCTGAACATGGCTCAGTCGCGGCAGAAgcgggagggagtgaggggggtggaggaggacatCGGGCGGCTGTGTGAGCTGCTGCACAAGGCGCTGGGCCTGAAGGAGATCCGCTGGGACAGCGTGTGGGGCGTCGCCCACTTCCGCGGCTGCCTGAAGAGCTTCCTCCGCCTGTACGCCCAGCACCCAAAGTTGGTCAGCAGCGCCCTgaaag GACGCAGTCTGCTGTTCAGCAGCGCAACGGGTGTGACACGTCTGGGGGAAATCGTGCTCAGCAGTGAGGACGTGCCCACCTCATGGATGAGG TTACTGGCTTCAGTGGGCAGCTATGACAGCGTGTTGGAGCGCTTGCCATACATGGAGAAAAAACTGTCGGAGCTGTTGAACAACATCTGCATCGTGCGGCAGAAAAAGACCTACAGTCAT GTGATGGCGGAGGACTATGAGCTGCTGCTCAACAAACTGCTCAACTCGCTGCGTCGCTGCCAGGACCATGTGTCCAGGACGTTCGGTCACACCGACCTTTCTGAACTGCagatggtggtggatgg GGAGAACGCCCCCATGACGCTGACGACGACGGGCATGTTCCTAATCCCAGCCTCTCTGCCCGGAACTCTGGTGGTGGACTTCATACAGGCCAACAGGCAGAAGGCCCTGGCTGTCAGCGCCCAAATGGACAG TTGCCTGAAGGAGGAAGCGGAGAGCATTGAGAGGTGTGTGGCCACGCTGGAGCTGCTGGAGCTGAGCAAGGACGAGACGGTGACGCCCCAGCAGATGGCGCTGTGCTGTGACCGGTTGACCCGCGAGTACTGGAGGTTCTGCGTGTCACTGAACCAGTCCCGCCTCCATGTGTCCCACTACTACACCGTCAAACAGGACGGCCAGATCTGTATTCCCTGGGACTGGGTCGGGGAGGAGGAGCCGTGA
- the LOC143300572 gene encoding T-cell activation inhibitor, mitochondrial-like isoform X2: MLATLFRKSCRLRQRVACAGIMRYLTTQEVSAALRPFYFSVHPDLFGQFPNERAVNEDSLKQLSEYVMSLQVSGKARPIQLTFFVRQQDSVTESFSGMMKEVRVELREQSLRAMVVTLLQSCGLSLDYVRSIPVSPAETRPFRPIHWHPSYYQATGRADPNRRVHRPRPQLMLRTWLQLNMAQSRQKREGVRGVEEDIGRLCELLHKALGLKEIRWDSVWGVAHFRGCLKSFLRLYAQHPKLVSSALKGRSLLFSSATGVTRLGEIVLSSEDVPTSWMRLLASVGSYDSVLERLPYMEKKLSELLNNICIVRQKKTYSHVMAEDYELLLNKLLNSLRRCQDHVSRTFGHTDLSELQMVVDGENAPMTLTTTGMFLIPASLPGTLVVDFIQANRQKALAVSAQMDSCLKEEAESIERCVATLELLELSKDETVTPQQMALCCDRLTREYWRFCVSLNQSRLHVSHYYTVKQDGQICIPWDWVGEEEP; encoded by the exons ATGTTGGCAACTTTGTTCAG GAAATCATGCAGACTGCGGCAGCGTGTGGCGTGTGCTGGCATCATGCGTTACCTGACAACGCAGGAGGTGTCTGCAGCCCTACGTCCCTTCTACTTCAGTGTGCACCCCGACCTCTTCGGACAGTTTCCCAATGAAAGG GCGGTGAATGAGGACTCCCTGAAACAGCTGAGCGAGTATGTGATGTCGCTGCAGGTCAGCGGGAAGGCCAGACCCATTCAGCTGACTTTCTTTGTCCGACAGCAAGACAGTGTGACAGAGTCATTCAGTG GCATGATGAAGGAGGTGAGGGTGGAGCTGCGGGAGCAGAGTCTGCGGGCCATGGTGGTGACGCTGCTGCAGTCGTGCGGCCTGTCCTTGGACTACGTGCGCAGCATCCCCGTCAGCCCCGCCGAGACCCGCCCCTTCCGCCCCATCCACTGGCACCCCTCCTACTACCAGGCCACGGGGAGGGCGGACCCCAATCGCCGCGTCCACAGGCCTCGCCCCCAGCTCATGTTGAG AACGTGGCTGCAGCTGAACATGGCTCAGTCGCGGCAGAAgcgggagggagtgaggggggtggaggaggacatCGGGCGGCTGTGTGAGCTGCTGCACAAGGCGCTGGGCCTGAAGGAGATCCGCTGGGACAGCGTGTGGGGCGTCGCCCACTTCCGCGGCTGCCTGAAGAGCTTCCTCCGCCTGTACGCCCAGCACCCAAAGTTGGTCAGCAGCGCCCTgaaag GACGCAGTCTGCTGTTCAGCAGCGCAACGGGTGTGACACGTCTGGGGGAAATCGTGCTCAGCAGTGAGGACGTGCCCACCTCATGGATGAGG TTACTGGCTTCAGTGGGCAGCTATGACAGCGTGTTGGAGCGCTTGCCATACATGGAGAAAAAACTGTCGGAGCTGTTGAACAACATCTGCATCGTGCGGCAGAAAAAGACCTACAGTCAT GTGATGGCGGAGGACTATGAGCTGCTGCTCAACAAACTGCTCAACTCGCTGCGTCGCTGCCAGGACCATGTGTCCAGGACGTTCGGTCACACCGACCTTTCTGAACTGCagatggtggtggatgg GGAGAACGCCCCCATGACGCTGACGACGACGGGCATGTTCCTAATCCCAGCCTCTCTGCCCGGAACTCTGGTGGTGGACTTCATACAGGCCAACAGGCAGAAGGCCCTGGCTGTCAGCGCCCAAATGGACAG TTGCCTGAAGGAGGAAGCGGAGAGCATTGAGAGGTGTGTGGCCACGCTGGAGCTGCTGGAGCTGAGCAAGGACGAGACGGTGACGCCCCAGCAGATGGCGCTGTGCTGTGACCGGTTGACCCGCGAGTACTGGAGGTTCTGCGTGTCACTGAACCAGTCCCGCCTCCATGTGTCCCACTACTACACCGTCAAACAGGACGGCCAGATCTGTATTCCCTGGGACTGGGTCGGGGAGGAGGAGCCGTGA
- the LOC143300572 gene encoding T-cell activation inhibitor, mitochondrial-like isoform X3, giving the protein MMKEVRVELREQSLRAMVVTLLQSCGLSLDYVRSIPVSPAETRPFRPIHWHPSYYQATGRADPNRRVHRPRPQLMLRTWLQLNMAQSRQKREGVRGVEEDIGRLCELLHKALGLKEIRWDSVWGVAHFRGCLKSFLRLYAQHPKLVSSALKGRSLLFSSATGVTRLGEIVLSSEDVPTSWMRLLASVGSYDSVLERLPYMEKKLSELLNNICIVRQKKTYSHVMAEDYELLLNKLLNSLRRCQDHVSRTFGHTDLSELQMVVDGENAPMTLTTTGMFLIPASLPGTLVVDFIQANRQKALAVSAQMDSCLKEEAESIERCVATLELLELSKDETVTPQQMALCCDRLTREYWRFCVSLNQSRLHVSHYYTVKQDGQICIPWDWVGEEEP; this is encoded by the exons ATGATGAAGGAGGTGAGGGTGGAGCTGCGGGAGCAGAGTCTGCGGGCCATGGTGGTGACGCTGCTGCAGTCGTGCGGCCTGTCCTTGGACTACGTGCGCAGCATCCCCGTCAGCCCCGCCGAGACCCGCCCCTTCCGCCCCATCCACTGGCACCCCTCCTACTACCAGGCCACGGGGAGGGCGGACCCCAATCGCCGCGTCCACAGGCCTCGCCCCCAGCTCATGTTGAG AACGTGGCTGCAGCTGAACATGGCTCAGTCGCGGCAGAAgcgggagggagtgaggggggtggaggaggacatCGGGCGGCTGTGTGAGCTGCTGCACAAGGCGCTGGGCCTGAAGGAGATCCGCTGGGACAGCGTGTGGGGCGTCGCCCACTTCCGCGGCTGCCTGAAGAGCTTCCTCCGCCTGTACGCCCAGCACCCAAAGTTGGTCAGCAGCGCCCTgaaag GACGCAGTCTGCTGTTCAGCAGCGCAACGGGTGTGACACGTCTGGGGGAAATCGTGCTCAGCAGTGAGGACGTGCCCACCTCATGGATGAGG TTACTGGCTTCAGTGGGCAGCTATGACAGCGTGTTGGAGCGCTTGCCATACATGGAGAAAAAACTGTCGGAGCTGTTGAACAACATCTGCATCGTGCGGCAGAAAAAGACCTACAGTCAT GTGATGGCGGAGGACTATGAGCTGCTGCTCAACAAACTGCTCAACTCGCTGCGTCGCTGCCAGGACCATGTGTCCAGGACGTTCGGTCACACCGACCTTTCTGAACTGCagatggtggtggatgg GGAGAACGCCCCCATGACGCTGACGACGACGGGCATGTTCCTAATCCCAGCCTCTCTGCCCGGAACTCTGGTGGTGGACTTCATACAGGCCAACAGGCAGAAGGCCCTGGCTGTCAGCGCCCAAATGGACAG TTGCCTGAAGGAGGAAGCGGAGAGCATTGAGAGGTGTGTGGCCACGCTGGAGCTGCTGGAGCTGAGCAAGGACGAGACGGTGACGCCCCAGCAGATGGCGCTGTGCTGTGACCGGTTGACCCGCGAGTACTGGAGGTTCTGCGTGTCACTGAACCAGTCCCGCCTCCATGTGTCCCACTACTACACCGTCAAACAGGACGGCCAGATCTGTATTCCCTGGGACTGGGTCGGGGAGGAGGAGCCGTGA